A genomic stretch from Hoplias malabaricus isolate fHopMal1 chromosome 4, fHopMal1.hap1, whole genome shotgun sequence includes:
- the nr2c1 gene encoding nuclear receptor subfamily 2 group C member 1 — protein sequence MAGESPRIQLVSADGGLQIVTGQQLGQKVQIVTAYDQAGTGKQQFILTNVDYPNQDKLLLKHESSPGKVILTSSDGSAVNQLLLTSPELAGQQIQFVTESTEQSSIKPVVEYCVVCGDKASGRHYGAVSCEGCKGFFKRSIRKNLVYTCRGTGECVINKHHRNRCQYCRLQRCMALGMKQDSVQCERKPMEVSREKPANCAPSIEKIYIRKNLCSPLAAMPTFVSDKETARSASLLDTNMLLNIQQSLSKLDNTIFIPSSPDQNDACQGDLSTLANVVTSLAHINKCREVTDSSTDLSGMETMSNEDSSMTDVQPDELNSSEITQAFDSLTKVLHPEEAGEDAVQGSVSEDQSPTLLELDGPLLSEVHVPFKLMMPLPMPEFLNLNYICESASRLLFLSMHWARSIPAFQALGPENGITLIKASWNELFALGLAQCAQVMNVETILTAIVSHLQSSLEEEKLSAERVKQVMEHIWRMQEFCNSMNRVNPDAYEYAYLKATVLFSPDYAGVNSTLQIERFQEKAYMELQDYVSKVYPEDTYRLSKLLLRLPALRLMSAAVTEELFFAGLIGNVQIDSIIPYILKMDSTDYNSQSVSATE from the exons ATGGCAGGAGAGAGTCCCAGAATTCAACTCGTGTCAGCAGATGGAGGCCTACAG ATTGTTACAGGTCAGCAGTTGGGACAAAAGGTACAGATAGTTACAGCATATGACCAGGCAGGGACTGGCAAACAACAATTTATATTAACCAACGTAGATTACCCCAACCAGGACAAACTGCTCCTGAAACATGAATCATCACCTGGGAAAGTCATTCTCACATCTTCTGATGGCTCAGCTGTCAATCAACTGCTCTTAACATCACCTGAATTGGCAGGTCAGCAAATACAG ttTGTAACAGAGAGCACAGAACAAAGCTCAATTAAACCTGTTGTAGAGTATTGCGTCGTGTGTGGTGACAAGGCATCGG GTCGTCACTATGGTGCAGTGAGCTGTGAGGGATGTAAAGGCTTCTTCAAGCGGAGCATCAGGAAGAATCTTGTTTACACATGCCGTGGCACTGGGGAGTGTGTGATCAATAAACACCACCGCAACCGCTGCCAATACTGCAGGCTGCAGCGATGCATGGCACTTGGCATGAAACAGGACT CTGTGCAGTGTGAGAGGAAGCCAATGGAGGTGTCGAGGGAGAAGCCAGCTAACTGTGCTCCATCCATTGAAAAGATATATATTCGCAAGAATCTCTGCAGCCCTCTTGCAGCCATGCCTACCTTTGTCAGTGACAAAGAGACAGCTAG gtctgcaagtcttttagatACTAACATGCTTCTGAATATCCAGCAGTCTCTCTCTAAACTAGACAACACAATCTTCATACCCTCTTCACCTGACCAG AATGATGCCTGTCAAGGCGATCTGAGCACGCTAGCGAATGTGGTCACGTCTCTTGCTCATATAAACAAGTGCCGAGAAGTGACAGACAGCAGCACTGACCTATCAGGAATGGAGACCATGAGCAACGAAGACAGCTCAATGACTGATGTCCAACCAGACGAGCTGAACTCTAGTGAGATCACTCA GGCCTTTGACTCATTGACCAAGGTGCTGCACCCGGAGGAGGCTGGTGAAGATGCTGTCCAGGGAAGTGTATCTGAGGATCAAAGTCCTACCCTGCTGGAGCTGGATGGACCACTGCTGTCTGAGGTGCATGTGCCCTTCAAG ttGATGATGCCTTTACCCATGCCGGAATTTCTGAATTTGAACTACATCTGTGAGTCAGCTTCTCGTCTGCTGTTTCTCTCCATGCATTGGGCACGCTCCATACCTGCCTTCCAGGCCCTCGG gccAGAGAATGGAATCACCCTCATAAAGGCTTCATGGAATGAGCTGTTTGCTTTGGGCCTTGCTCAATGTGCTCAAGTCATGAATGTGGAGACTATTCTCACAGCCATTGTCAGCCATCTCCAAAGCAgtttggaggaag AAAAACTATCTGCTGAGCGAGTAAAACAAGTGATGGAGCATATCTGGCGAATGCAGGAGTTTTGTAACAGCATGAATCGTGTGAACCCTGATGCCTATGAGTACGCCTACCTCAAAGCCACAGTCCTCTTTAGCCCAG ATTATGCTGGAGTGAACAGCACTCTCCAGATCGAGAGGTTTCAGGAAAAAGCTTACATGGAACTACAGGACTATGTCAGCAAGGTATACCCTGAGGACACTTATCG TTTATCAAAGCTATTGCTCCGTTTGCCGGCACTACGCCTTATGAGTGCCGCTGTGACCGAGGAGCTGTTTTTTGCTGGGCTCATCGGGAACGTCCAAATTGACAGCATTATTCCTTATATTTTGAAAATGGACTCCACTGACTATAACAGCCAATCTGTCAGCGCTACAGAGTGA